The following are encoded together in the Bactrocera neohumeralis isolate Rockhampton chromosome 6, APGP_CSIRO_Bneo_wtdbg2-racon-allhic-juicebox.fasta_v2, whole genome shotgun sequence genome:
- the LOC126760972 gene encoding uncharacterized protein LOC126760972 codes for MLTKLLVTFDCNFLAKRVAANLNFPSSAGVWQRPTRRAFHACQRSRLKTVGYDSALAKNRACIRSYVNNWQKNFNRNNEQRKTIPKLVYLHNPWKYFVTKYNLLKLRLLWDSSFTEKDFIRGSKQAAIVLTDIIRTQNTGKISRFTTPVGFQQITRDMLLSRNDSRLKLVKFDTEHIRKAIPMKVATRKNFGRRYCFIDMLFVGMRNTKDFDSAEELVEINDVLRKLDQDLRTPIEVTSVPHRIVFAEIFMRFRRDYTRQTKDSSNNGRDPDWSVSFYKILTFDVLNYDPRP; via the exons atgttaacaaaattattagtgACTTTCGATtgtaattttttggcaaaacgtGTTGCAGCAAATTTGAACTTCCCCTCCAGCGCTGGCGTTTGGCAGCGCCCCACGCGACGCGCTTTTCACGCTTGTCAGCGCTCGCGTCTAAAAACTGTCGGCTATGACTCGGCTCTTGCTAAAAATCGCGCTTGCATTCGTTCGTACGTGAATAACTGGCAGAAGAATTTCAATCGCAACAATGAACAGCGCAAGACCATACCGAAGCTGGTCTACTTGCATAATCCCTGGAAATATTTTGTCACCAAATATAATTTGTTGAAGCTGCGTTTGCTGTGGGATAGCAGTTTCACTGAGAAGGACTTCATACGTGGTTCAAAGCAG gcAGCCATTGTGCTTACCGATATAATACGCACTCAGAATACCGGGAAAATTAGTCGATTCACCACACCAGTTGGATTTCAACAAATCACGCGTGATATGTTGCTTTCACGAAACGATTCACGACTCAAATTGGTGAAATTCGATACCGAGCACATACGCAAGGCGATACCAATGAAAGTGGCGACGCGAAAGAATTTCG GGCGCCGTTATTGCTTCATCGATATGCTCTTTGTCGGCATGCGAAATACGAAGGACTTCGATTCGGCCGAAGAGTTAGTGGAAATAAACGATGTTTTGCGCAAGTTGGACCAAGACTTACGCACACCCATCGAGGTTACCTCGGTGCCACATCGCATCGTCTTTGCCGAGATTTTCATGCGTTTTCGGCGCGACTACACGCGTCAAACCAAGGATTCATCGAATAATGGGCGGGACCCCGATTGGTCGGTGTCGTTTTACAAAATACTCACATTCGATGTGCTCAACTACGATCCACGACCATGA
- the LOC126761800 gene encoding interaptin: MDPAELIDMAKRATELKSVNYIDEQPQPEVAPVKKKKKKLTKAQKRELRLQRELEFKKMEITEHLKRELELSKRSAKRGKEDWEEICREIKIEELKTEVLEWSKKTQRVMQQKDEKVQSLLADIESTQELHKRNFERHLQVLDFAISCYNTLLEVSKQLYESEAQQLIEEFKDELNTHQKIQDGFRLNCENIMHATNLVVENQMLTDYEIFVEKQDNEVNTEIEKRFGIRDAVIAKMKTLHKQLIDFINSLVNVSLDTKKYEHIHMLMDRQRNFVTESRRLNDIEFRLTRTAGELQRDLVHNEVEAQRKLADLRLEQEYFLQVRKGIERNINYDRNVTFEKLQTLSGECYGMLKDYQKLLKYGELLLSHAANCRKLQTESEKVVAPKDEDETSVDDATFELEALNLKAHIDVSEEELSKHMHLMKNFWHRQALASTQNLLLAKEKRELLEENQKYKDFIKLMSKRENIDDMLKTFTVTPLLVPKEQDCYKKNILK; the protein is encoded by the exons ATGGACCCCGCTGAGCTTATAGATATGGCGAAACGAGCCACTGAATTGAAAAGTGTGAATTATATAGATGAGCAACCACAACCAGAAGTGGCGCCggtcaaaaagaagaaaaagaagctaACCAAAGCCCAAAAGCGTGAACTGCGACTACAAAGGGAGCTGGAGTTTAAAAAAATGGAGATAACG GAACATCTCAAACGCGAACTCGAGTTATCCAAGCGTTCGGCGAAAAGAGGTAAAGAGGATTGGGAGGAAATATGTCGAGAGATTAAAATTGAGGAATTGAAAACCGAGGTTTTG GAGTGGTCGAAGAAGACGCAGCGTGTAATGCAACAGAAAGATGAAAAAGTCCAAAGCCTACTTGCAGATATCGAGTCCACACAGGAGTTGCACAAACGGAACTTTGAACGTCATTTACAGGTGTTGGATTTTGCCATCA GTTGCTACAACACTTTGCTCGAAGTTTCCAAACAACTCTACGAAAGCGAGGCCCAACAGCTTATCGAGGAGTTCAAGGACGAATTGAACACACATCAGAAGATACAGGATGGCTTCCGACTcaattgtgaaaatattatgCACGCCACGAATTTGGTGGTGGAAAATCAAATGCTTACCGACTACGAGATCTTCGTGGAGAAGCAAGATAACGAAGTGAACACGGAAATTGAGAAGCGTTTTGGCATACGCGACGCGGTAATCGCCAAAATGAAAACGCTACACAAACAACTCATCGACTTTATTAACTCGTTGGTGAATGTCTCGTTGGATACGAAGAAATACGAACACATACACATGCTGATGGATCGTCAGCGGAACTTCGTCACCGAATCACGACGTCTGAATGATATAGAATTTCGACTGACACGCACAGCCGGCGAATTGCAACGTGATTTAGTGCATAACGAAGTGGAGGCGCAGCGCAAGCTCGCGGACCTTCGTCTGGAGCAAGAGTATTTCCTGCAGGTGCGCAAGGGTATCGAACGAAACATCAATTATGATCGGAATGTCACGTTTGAGAAGCTGCAAACGCTTTCTGGCGAATGTTATGGCATGTTGAAG GATTACCAGAAACTGCTGAAATACGGCGAGCTGCTGCTCTCGCATGCCGCCAATTGTCGGAAATTACAGACAGAATCGGAAAAGGTTGTTGCTCCCAAGGACGAAGATGAGACTTCCGTCGATGACGCAACATTTGAACTCGAAGCTTTGAACTTGAAGGCACATATTGATGTGTCCGAAGAG GAGCTTTCGAAGCATAtgcatttaatgaaaaacttttggcATCGTCAAGCGCTCGCTTCCACACAAAATCTGCTCTTAGCCAAAGAGAAACGTGAACTATTGGAAGAGAATCAGAAATATAAGGATTTCATTAAGCTCATGAGCAAACGAGAGAATATTGATGATATGCTGAAAACTTTCACAGTGACGCCGCTGTTAGTGCCGAAGGAGCAGGATTGTTacaagaaaaacattttgaaatga